In Bradyrhizobium guangdongense, the sequence GATTGGCCATCGCAAAATAGGCGAGCATCACGGCCGGGCTGGTGATTACGCCTTTTCGATCTCGCGCCAGAAAGTATTTGGTTCCGAAGGCGCCCTTCCAGCCGATTTCCTCCATCCCTTGAAAGACGATTCCGAGCAACCAGCGCGCGCGCTGCCGGTAGGCGGCCTCCAACCCTGAGGGGAAAAATTCCCGAGTGGCGATCGGAAGAGTCCGACGGAGGATCCCAGGAGCGCCCGCATCGATGTCGATATCGATGGAATAAGTTGCGGGATAGGCGATGAAAGCAGACCTGAAGCCAAGTTCGGAAACACGGAACGCGATGTCGTAGTCTTCAGTGAAGGATGCGACGCGGAACGCTTCGCCCTGATTCTTGTCTACGAGGCGCAGGATAGCCTCGCGGCTGAAGCAGGCGGAAACGCCGGCGCAGGGAATGACGCCTGAAATGCGCTGCCGGACCTCGAGGTCCTTGGTGTGCATTTCCGCAAACTCGTCCATATAGATTCCGCCGATCAGGGACAGAATGGGACGGGAGAACGAGTAGACCGGGAGCTGGACGAAGTCGTAGATGTCGACCAGCTTGTTGAAGAGCTTCAACTCCAAGGGGTGGATCAGATCTTCGGAGTCATGCATGACCATTCCGGCAAATTGGATGCGGTGCTCAGCCTCGAACATGAAGATGTCCGAAGTGATCTGATTGAGGCAATCCGCCTTGCTGGTTGGGCCATCGCGAGGAACCAAGACCATATGGATATTCGGATAAAGACTTTGTGCCTTGCGAATCTCATCCTGGGTCAGAGGGTCATTGAGGTAGACGCCGACGAAGTAGTGGGCTTGGCGATAACGTACAAGCCGGGAATTGGACGACAGCATCGAGAAGATCACATCGTGCTCCTTCCAGCACGGGATCATGATCGCGAGCGGTCGCTCCGGTAACTGCTCGAGAAGTTCGACATCGGGTAATTCGCTCGATTTGGTCTTCCTGCCACCGAGCAGTCTGCCGCTCCAGTACAGCAGATCCACGATAAGATCATCGAAGCTGGAAATGGCGATGATGATGCCCGCTGTGAGCATCATGATTTCGATCAGATATAGATATTGGGCCAGGATGCCAGTCAGAAGTGTCATGGATTAGGATGCATATTGAAGAGCGGCAATCGACGCATCTTGCCTCTGCGGAGCGGTCGAGAAATGTCGATAAAGTGCGTCGACTATTCTCCGGCTGGCATGTCCGTCGCCATAGGGAAACACTGGACGCGCCATTTGGTTATATTTTGTCGGAGACTTGTGAAGGGCGTCGAGCGATCTGAAGACGCCTTCGCGGGAGGTGCCGACGAGCTCGACGACGCCAGAGGCGACAGCCTCGGGGCGTTCCGTTAGATCGCGAAGCACGAGGACGGGCTTGGCAAGCGCTGGAGCCTCCTCTTGCAGGCCCCCACTGTCGGTGACGACGCACCATGAGTTCTGGATCGCAGCAACCATCTCGCGATATCCGAGCGGTTCGACAAGATGGATTCTCGGATTGCCGGCCAGGATTTCGATGGCAGCCTCGCGTGCATTCGGGTTCGGGTGAACCGGGAAATACACGCCCACATCGGGCGTCAGATCGACGAAGGCGCGAACCCCTGTGAGCGCATCCCGCAGTTTCGAACCGAAGTTTTCCCTTCGATGCGCCGTCAGCAAGATCATCCGGCGAGATCCGAACTCGGGTGGAGGCGATGGCTTGGTCGCGGCGACTTCCAGCAGCGAATCGATCACCGTATTGCCCGACACTACCACGCTGTCCTTCGGCACATTCTCGTCTATCAGATTGCGGGCCGCCGCCGAGGTCGGGGCGAAGTGCAGGGTGGCCGAAACCGCAATGGAGCGTCGATGAAATTCTTCGGGAAACGGGGCATCGAGTTCGGAAGTTCGCAATCCGGCCTCGATATGGGCAAAGGGGATCTTGCGGTAGAAGGAGGCAACGGACGCTGCATAGGCCGTCGTAGTGTCTCCCTGGGCGAGGACACAGTCCGGTTTCTCTTCGCCGAAGATGCGGTCCAGTCTATGGATAAGACGGCTGGCAACCTGCGCCGGGCCAGATGAGGCATCGCGATGGGAGATCGTCACATCGGGCTTCAGGTCGAATTCGGCCAGGGTCTGACCAAGCAGCTCCCTCTGCTGGCCACTGGCGACAATCTTCACGCTGGCCCAACTCACACTGCGCAAGCGACGAACGACAGGAGCCACCTTGATGACTTCTGGGCGGGTCCCGACAACGATTAGGAAAGTTCGAAAGGGAATAGAATGTGAAAATTGAACCTGAGGCGGTTGATGCATGCATTAGCCCAAAAAGCGGTGCTAGCGCCGCCGAAATGGTGCCGCGCAAGGCCGGTGACGTCTCAATGTTTGATCAATAGCAGTTTAAACCGACGGTCCGCGTCAGACAATTGATGCTTCAGCGTTTTTGCCCCAATTTAAGAAAACTACTGGGGAGGGTAAATAATGTCGCTCCAGTCGGGCCAAGGAAAGGAGCGGAACGGCGCTGCAACCTAGTTAGGCTAACGCCACCAATGGCCCACAGTCACAACCTAGGCATCCGGCCGCTCGCGCCACATGCTTGCCTCGTACCCGTCAATAATCTGGTTCGTGTGCGTGAATTCCTCCAATTGTCTAAGGGGTTCGATCACCTTCCTTGCAATGAGCACGGTGTTTGGCTCGGCGTGCTTTTGCATATGGCCAGCGATGTCGATAACGCGATCAGAGATGGTCTCCAACTGCGTCGAGTCGTCGAAATAGACTAGACCGGCATTGACGCCACAGCGCACCGAAAAATCAGCCTTGGAAATCTTCACGTCACGATTAAA encodes:
- a CDS encoding glycosyl transferase family protein, which codes for MTLLTGILAQYLYLIEIMMLTAGIIIAISSFDDLIVDLLYWSGRLLGGRKTKSSELPDVELLEQLPERPLAIMIPCWKEHDVIFSMLSSNSRLVRYRQAHYFVGVYLNDPLTQDEIRKAQSLYPNIHMVLVPRDGPTSKADCLNQITSDIFMFEAEHRIQFAGMVMHDSEDLIHPLELKLFNKLVDIYDFVQLPVYSFSRPILSLIGGIYMDEFAEMHTKDLEVRQRISGVIPCAGVSACFSREAILRLVDKNQGEAFRVASFTEDYDIAFRVSELGFRSAFIAYPATYSIDIDIDAGAPGILRRTLPIATREFFPSGLEAAYRQRARWLLGIVFQGMEEIGWKGAFGTKYFLARDRKGVITSPAVMLAYFAMANLIAFEMFRWFFDPSRELTYSLLSSEWVRTLFWVTFSFLIWRLLNRMIFTGMIYNLRHALMSAPRLIVGNFVNFFATWRAVRIYTSHRLSGKPLVWDKTSHSYPIQMGELQLPIATDPAPPPS
- the wecB gene encoding non-hydrolyzing UDP-N-acetylglucosamine 2-epimerase, whose product is MHQPPQVQFSHSIPFRTFLIVVGTRPEVIKVAPVVRRLRSVSWASVKIVASGQQRELLGQTLAEFDLKPDVTISHRDASSGPAQVASRLIHRLDRIFGEEKPDCVLAQGDTTTAYAASVASFYRKIPFAHIEAGLRTSELDAPFPEEFHRRSIAVSATLHFAPTSAAARNLIDENVPKDSVVVSGNTVIDSLLEVAATKPSPPPEFGSRRMILLTAHRRENFGSKLRDALTGVRAFVDLTPDVGVYFPVHPNPNAREAAIEILAGNPRIHLVEPLGYREMVAAIQNSWCVVTDSGGLQEEAPALAKPVLVLRDLTERPEAVASGVVELVGTSREGVFRSLDALHKSPTKYNQMARPVFPYGDGHASRRIVDALYRHFSTAPQRQDASIAALQYAS